AGGTATGCAGCCTGTTATCCGTGTTACAGATCTCTGGAAATATTACGGTGATGATGAACAGGGCGAGCCCGCGCTCCGGGGGACAAGTCTCGTGGTGGCTGCCGGCGATATTGTTGCCCTCTTCGGGAAAAGCGGCTCCGGCAAAACAACGCTCTTAAATCTTCTTGCAGGGCTGGACAGACCCACGCGGGGCATGATCGAGATAGAAGGACAG
The Syntrophorhabdaceae bacterium genome window above contains:
- a CDS encoding ATP-binding cassette domain-containing protein; this encodes MVFLGMQPVIRVTDLWKYYGDDEQGEPALRGTSLVVAAGDIVALFGKSGSGKTTLLNLLAGLDRPTRGMIEIEGQ